In Lactuca sativa cultivar Salinas chromosome 5, Lsat_Salinas_v11, whole genome shotgun sequence, the DNA window AATCAGCAGCTGAAATAGTTCAAGTCGTTGTTGCTGGAAATTCTGTCAAAATTGACCATAGTCTTCTTAATGGTCAGGTAATAAAGTTCATTattttttaaattccaaattcataaaaattactagtgatgacatcatctttataATCATGTATGCCATATTCATTGGTTGCAGAATTTGGGTTCCAAGGACCAATCTAAGTTATATGAGCCACTCAAAGAACTTGACATCTTTTTGACTCAggtactttaattaatttaattaatatattaaaatccATTTTTAACCATAAACAAACATTGATTAgatattaattattttgtatgcAGATTGCTGCAAGTATGCCAATTGATATCATGCCAGGATACAACGACCCTGCAAACTTTGCTCTCCCACAACAGGTTTTGTAATACTTTAAAATTCAAGATttttttattatagcatcctactttctttTCTTCATATTTACAATATTTAGatttataaaaagaaatgaaagtacattgctatttcttgcatgtTTTGTATACAGCCTTTGAACAGATGCCTTTTTCGTGGATCATCAGCCTATAACACATTAAGGTCATGCACTAATCCTCACCTCTTTGATGTGGATAATGTGAGGTaagatattatattttattattttttaatatgaataaaaagaatcaaagtacaatgctataatagaaCATGTTTGATTTGTTTTAGGTTTCTTGGAACATCTGGTCAAAATATTGATGATCTTGAAAAATATTCAGAAGCAAAAGATAAATTGGAATTCATGGAAAGGACATTGAGGTGGAGGCACCTAGCCCCAACTGCACCAAACACCCTTGgtacctttttttttttgtttaaatttataaatgcaagaattagaaatgtatttatattttatattaaatatgaaTTCTGTTTTatatttctttgtattacagggtGTTACCCCTTCACTGATAGGGACCCTTTCTTCATTGAGAGCTGCCCTCATGTTTACTTTGTTGGTAATCAGGATAAATACGCAACTCGCATTGTAAAAGGTTCTTgtaaaaaacctttttttttttcatttttgttacataaaataaaataaaataatgtgttgacctttgacctttgactttgtaTGATATTGGTCAAACTTTGATGCAGGATCAGAGGGGCAGGTGGTGAGAGTCATTTGTGTTCCGAAGTTTAGTGAGACGGGCGTTGCTGTTATGGTaaaatgacgattttacccttcTATATAGATGGTGGTTATTCCAAACACTCTTATTTTGTGTAATGATTTTGGGATGGTTTATTGTATTGTAGGTGAATCTGAAAAATCTGGAGTGTCATACTTTGAGTTTCGGGACTGATATATAAACTTCAACACTCCAAACGTTCTTCATATTTGTTggttttgtttttgtattttcaGAGATTGATATGTATTGTTATTATGGATATTGTTTTGTATTGTTggtatcaaaattacaagttggaTAAATTTTTAGTTGTGGGGAGATGTGTTCAAATCAAATTAACGTAGTTATTAATTTCTCTAAAAAGATGAATATTTGACATATTAATTTAAATCTAAAAATTGTTTGTTTCACATTCGAAATCAAAACGACGGAGAATGGGATATTTATAAAAAGAGTATTTTGTAATTATATTTAGTGAAATATGCTTAAAAGTCTTTATATTTTGGTTTTATTGATAAAATTTTTATccctgtttttttttctttttcaatttcacTATCGGAACCGGTTATTACTTGCATCAGTTTTTGATGATGGAACTAAATCAAAACTTGATACGAAACACATCTATGTACCAAAAATTTGGTTGAAAAATCTTTAGATGAAAAACACGATTaaaatgaaaatgatttgtaGATGAATTATTTTTGCTAGttgcataaataagttttgtgaCAATTATGAAACTGCAGTTGATATTGGTAATTATTATTAAAATccaaaaaagaaagaagaatttATGACATTTGTTGTTTGGATTTTAAAAATCGACTATAATTTAGATATGGTGTTTcagcacacacacacaaagagagagagagagagagagagagagagagagagagagagagagagagagagagagagagagagagagagagagagagagagagagagagagagagagagagagagagagagagagagagatttcagTAAGTTGAGATTTCTAACTTTTCAAAACTCCTTATAATTTTTTGGGTTGTAAAAGTCAAATACCCCTTAAAGCATATAAGTTAAGACaaacattttttaaaatcaaatttattgacttattgattttttCTACCACAAAAGCTAATCaaaatacttttaaaaaaatcattttctcaCCACTATAAATCAATAAGTCATTTTGTCTAAAAGTTATTTTGATGTTCAAAATTAAATCCCAAACACCCTTTTAATCTTAAAATATATAAGACTTGAGGTTAAATATTATTATGCACtgaaaaaaaatacttatattttggcTTATTGACAAAAATGTCACCCTTGATATTTTGCTTACAATTTAACAATCGAAACCTACTATTATTTGTGGTAACTTAAAAATTGAGTCGAATTGCAAGTAATAGTCGGTTTTAATTGTTATATTGCACAAAAAAGATGACTTTTTGTTAATAGAGTCAAAATATAAAAACTTTTATGCATATttcctttttatatatatatatatatatatatatatatatatatatatatatatatatatatatatatatatatatatatatatatatatatatatatatataaaagatgctTTTGTATGAGCATGCTAATATTGTAAGCATTTCATTAGATGTGTATTTGACAACTTTGGTCTGTATAATACCAAACAAGTACATAATCAACTTCTACTTTATTACGAATATATAAGATTAATATAAGGTTATTATTCTTAACCAAGATTATCAAAATTGTCAAGATCGAGATTTTGATTATAGAAAGATCCTACGTTCCTACCAATGAAAACCTTGTTGGATCGCAATATGATTGTTTTGTATGTAAGACAGGATCGTAGGATAGGGATCTGATTCTACCACTTTATGAAAATTGCCAAATTTTAATCCAAATTTCATTATTTTTACTCATTTATTGGTTGACTCATTCTCCTTACCAAAAGGTTAATCGAAAATAACctcat includes these proteins:
- the LOC111908879 gene encoding DNA polymerase delta small subunit encodes the protein MTPMDIETETLDRRQSLYRSMDEMFEIQKEMYKGQQYSQIYYIRLHLIRTLIYSLLPNWKPHLPVCTVLGLEKGKECIVVGTLYKHMKLKPTILSEYSKERSVTPLVTPDNFVHEDDNLVLEDESGRVNLKGSVLSPSVYVTGNVVALHGKETNSGDFLVEDILEAGLPPQLDLPNKSGEDKYVVLVSGLNVGSSSSNPLQLQLLVDHITGHLGDKKEQQSAAEIVQVVVAGNSVKIDHSLLNGQNLGSKDQSKLYEPLKELDIFLTQIAASMPIDIMPGYNDPANFALPQQPLNRCLFRGSSAYNTLRSCTNPHLFDVDNVRFLGTSGQNIDDLEKYSEAKDKLEFMERTLRWRHLAPTAPNTLGCYPFTDRDPFFIESCPHVYFVGNQDKYATRIVKGSEGQVVRVICVPKFSETGVAVMVNLKNLECHTLSFGTDI